A window of the Brumimicrobium sp. genome harbors these coding sequences:
- a CDS encoding DUF262 domain-containing protein produces MKTTLQTEITVKDICDGFVYNELEGKGLFGLSGKLTIQPEYQRNYIYADGKRDVAVIESILKGYPLGLIYFNKVSDDNFEVLDGQQRITSFGRFVTNKFAIKDENRMEQYFSGIAKDKQEKILNTKLLIYECEGTETEIKEWFRTINIAGVPLNSQELLNAVYSGPFVTLGKEEFSNSQNANIQKWSAYVSGSANRQDFLERALEWVSKNNVGDYMSRHRFDDNINELKNYFNSVIDWISAVFTDVETEMRGLEWGRLYETYKKQPYNPQKVSEQVRELYADSYVKNRKGVFEFILGGLTDTKLLDLRVFDEATKKSVYTKQTAEAEEKGISNCSLCAVGHDANKTKIWSLKDMDADHVTAWSKGGATDIKNCEMLCKTHNRAKGNR; encoded by the coding sequence ATGAAAACAACTCTACAAACAGAAATAACAGTAAAAGATATTTGTGATGGATTCGTTTACAATGAATTGGAAGGAAAAGGACTTTTTGGATTATCGGGAAAACTAACTATCCAACCCGAATACCAACGTAATTATATTTACGCTGATGGGAAACGTGATGTTGCCGTAATCGAATCAATATTAAAAGGTTATCCGCTCGGTTTAATCTATTTCAACAAAGTAAGTGATGACAACTTTGAAGTTTTGGACGGACAGCAAAGAATTACAAGTTTTGGGCGTTTCGTAACTAACAAATTCGCCATAAAAGACGAAAACAGAATGGAGCAATATTTTAGCGGAATCGCCAAAGACAAGCAAGAAAAAATATTGAATACCAAACTTTTAATTTACGAATGTGAAGGAACAGAAACTGAAATTAAAGAATGGTTTAGGACAATCAATATTGCAGGAGTTCCGCTAAATAGTCAAGAACTTTTAAATGCTGTTTATTCTGGTCCTTTCGTAACACTTGGAAAAGAGGAGTTTTCAAATTCTCAAAACGCCAATATTCAAAAATGGAGTGCTTATGTTTCGGGAAGTGCCAACCGTCAAGACTTTTTAGAACGTGCGTTGGAATGGGTAAGTAAAAACAATGTAGGCGATTATATGAGCCGACACCGTTTTGACGACAACATAAACGAACTCAAAAATTACTTTAACAGCGTAATTGATTGGATTTCGGCAGTTTTTACAGACGTTGAAACTGAAATGAGAGGTTTGGAATGGGGACGATTGTATGAAACTTACAAAAAACAACCTTACAATCCCCAAAAAGTATCTGAACAAGTTCGGGAACTTTACGCTGACTCTTATGTCAAAAATAGAAAAGGAGTGTTTGAATTTATTCTTGGTGGTTTAACCGATACCAAACTTTTAGACCTTCGAGTTTTTGATGAAGCAACCAAAAAATCTGTTTACACCAAACAAACAGCAGAAGCCGAAGAAAAAGGAATTTCAAACTGTTCACTTTGTGCTGTCGGACACGATGCAAATAAAACCAAAATTTGGAGTTTAAAAGATATGGATGCCGACCACGTTACAGCTTGGAGTAAAGGCGGAGCGACTGATATTAAAAACTGTGAAATGTTGTGTAAAACACATAATCGAGCGAAAGGGAATAGATAA
- a CDS encoding abortive infection family protein → MNELISPKYQMKLVSDVENALWEQFDSSKYYNVERYLEKWQIFEDRRTETGFNLGWTPQFEIKKQEGDKIDLKSTLHSMDGETLLKVAIDLGVDTPDFIPSIPTFKNILKVNYSTALDTFNKAYKQIESDPSTAIGLANSALESIIKEILKDNRISSKIQGNETLYKLTGIILKEFSLTNSEAVKEIKTIGSSLLAINQSIEKLRSEKTTFHGKTTEDYVINDPMYSFFVINSVTTIGFFLNSYYKTKYPKIDETESYEDNLPF, encoded by the coding sequence ATGAATGAATTAATCTCTCCAAAATATCAAATGAAATTAGTTAGCGATGTCGAAAATGCTTTATGGGAACAATTTGATTCGTCGAAATATTATAATGTTGAAAGATACTTAGAGAAATGGCAAATATTCGAAGATAGAAGAACTGAAACTGGTTTCAATCTCGGATGGACTCCGCAATTTGAAATAAAAAAACAAGAAGGAGATAAAATTGATTTAAAATCAACTTTGCATAGTATGGATGGTGAAACGTTACTTAAAGTTGCAATTGATTTAGGGGTTGATACGCCCGATTTCATTCCATCCATTCCAACATTCAAAAATATTTTAAAAGTTAATTACAGTACAGCTCTCGATACTTTTAATAAGGCATATAAACAAATAGAATCCGACCCAAGTACAGCTATTGGTTTAGCAAATTCAGCACTCGAAAGTATAATAAAAGAAATTCTCAAAGACAACAGGATATCTAGCAAGATTCAAGGAAATGAAACACTTTATAAATTAACGGGAATAATTTTAAAAGAATTCTCTCTTACAAATTCTGAGGCAGTAAAAGAAATTAAAACTATCGGTAGTTCTCTATTAGCTATAAATCAATCAATAGAGAAATTAAGAAGTGAAAAAACTACTTTCCATGGAAAGACCACTGAGGATTATGTAATTAATGACCCGATGTATTCGTTTTTTGTTATTAATAGCGTTACTACTATTGGTTTTTTTCTAAATTCTTATTATAAAACAAAATACCCAAAAATAGATGAAACGGAAAGCTATGAAGACAATTTACCTTTTTAA
- a CDS encoding transposase gives MTNYRQLVSYAGLNPTEHSSGTSIRGRVRISKRGGYQLRHILYMCAMNAMQNNRACKELYQRLISKGKNGKVAIIAVCNKLLKQVFGCVKNGIPFDDNYGKSFV, from the coding sequence ATGACCAATTATAGACAACTAGTCAGCTATGCAGGCTTAAATCCTACCGAGCATAGTAGTGGAACAAGTATTCGTGGGAGAGTTCGAATAAGTAAACGGGGTGGTTACCAATTACGGCATATTCTGTATATGTGTGCGATGAACGCAATGCAAAATAATCGAGCCTGCAAGGAACTTTATCAACGGTTAATTTCCAAAGGAAAGAATGGAAAAGTAGCAATAATTGCTGTTTGTAATAAACTTTTAAAACAGGTTTTTGGGTGTGTAAAAAATGGAATTCCGTTTGATGATAATTATGGAAAAAGTTTTGTGTAA
- a CDS encoding IS110 family transposase, with translation MKEESRKKYCGIDVSADTLDVCYQAEGDSLLSFQVTNDKKGFQKIIKTCGKDYHYVMESTVFIMLD, from the coding sequence ATGAAGGAAGAATCAAGAAAAAAGTATTGCGGAATTGATGTTTCAGCTGATACACTGGATGTTTGCTATCAAGCAGAAGGAGATTCATTATTGAGTTTTCAGGTTACAAATGATAAAAAGGGTTTCCAGAAGATTATTAAAACCTGTGGGAAAGACTACCATTATGTAATGGAAAGTACGGTGTTTATCATGTTGGATTAA
- a CDS encoding reverse transcriptase domain-containing protein — protein sequence MCYRPNRNCHQAVEQAYTNLYNHDFAIDLDIKGFFDNIDHELMMKALKHYRSDNWVLLYVERWLKAELYRKGDKPTLSGTPQGGVISPLLANLFLHVVFDKWMDSST from the coding sequence ATTTGTTACCGACCCAATCGGAACTGTCATCAAGCCGTTGAACAAGCATATACAAATTTATACAATCATGATTTTGCTATTGACTTAGACATCAAAGGTTTCTTTGACAACATCGACCACGAACTGATGATGAAAGCATTAAAACACTACCGTTCAGACAATTGGGTTTTGTTATATGTGGAAAGGTGGTTGAAAGCAGAATTGTACAGAAAGGGAGACAAACCAACCCTTTCAGGAACTCCACAAGGTGGCGTTATTAGTCCGCTTTTAGCAAACTTATTTCTACATGTAGTCTTCGATAAATGGATGGATAGTTCCACCTGA
- a CDS encoding glyoxalase/bleomycin resistance/extradiol dioxygenase family protein, with the protein MAKQVFINLAVKNLQKSMDFYAALGFSNNPQFSDDTAKCMVWSENIFVMIMTHEKFSGFTSKPLADTKTNIAGLFSLSLDSIDEVNHLMTNGLNAGGIEPNEMRDYGFMQQRTIEDFDGHTWELFYMDITKFPRQS; encoded by the coding sequence ATGGCAAAACAAGTATTTATCAATTTAGCAGTAAAAAACCTTCAAAAATCTATGGACTTTTATGCTGCATTAGGATTTTCAAACAATCCACAATTTTCTGACGACACTGCAAAGTGTATGGTTTGGAGTGAAAACATTTTTGTCATGATTATGACACACGAAAAGTTTTCAGGCTTTACCTCAAAACCCCTTGCTGACACCAAAACCAACATTGCAGGTCTTTTTTCATTATCGTTAGATAGCATTGACGAAGTGAACCATTTAATGACTAATGGACTTAATGCAGGTGGAATTGAACCCAATGAAATGCGAGACTATGGTTTTATGCAACAGCGAACAATAGAAGATTTTGATGGACACACCTGGGAACTTTTTTATATGGACATTACTAAATTTCCTCGACAATCATAA
- a CDS encoding DUF1801 domain-containing protein — MKKEIETYNQTLEDNELCNLLAAIIDENLIGAESKIWYAHPVWFLEGNPIVGYSKQKKGIRLMFWSGADFEEDDLDTRGDKFKDASIFYNSVEEIDATKIKKWLKKSENIQWDYKNLVKRKGKLEKLK; from the coding sequence ATGAAGAAAGAAATTGAAACATATAATCAAACGTTAGAAGATAATGAACTTTGTAACTTGTTGGCTGCAATAATTGATGAAAATCTAATAGGTGCTGAAAGTAAAATTTGGTATGCTCACCCAGTTTGGTTTTTAGAAGGCAATCCTATTGTAGGTTACAGTAAGCAAAAAAAAGGCATTAGACTAATGTTTTGGAGTGGAGCAGATTTTGAAGAAGACGATTTAGACACAAGGGGAGATAAATTTAAAGACGCTTCAATCTTTTACAATTCAGTTGAAGAAATTGATGCAACTAAAATAAAAAAATGGCTAAAAAAATCTGAAAACATACAGTGGGACTACAAAAATTTAGTAAAAAGAAAAGGTAAATTAGAAAAATTAAAGTAA
- a CDS encoding VOC family protein has product MAQINPYIHFNGNAEEAFNFYKSVFGGEFAMVMRFKDLTFEGSIAKEEEANKIMHIALPIGNHNILMGSDSPSALGTHNENETRSKISVGAENKEEADKLFNGLSAGGQIEMPIQDSPWGSYFGMFRDKFGIEWMVDFDPRQKGQP; this is encoded by the coding sequence ATGGCACAAATAAATCCTTACATTCATTTTAACGGAAATGCTGAAGAAGCTTTTAACTTTTATAAATCAGTATTCGGTGGAGAGTTTGCAATGGTAATGCGTTTCAAAGATTTGACTTTTGAAGGTAGTATTGCGAAAGAAGAAGAAGCCAACAAAATTATGCACATAGCATTACCAATTGGCAATCACAATATTTTAATGGGTAGCGACTCACCTTCAGCTCTTGGTACGCACAATGAAAATGAAACAAGAAGTAAAATTTCAGTTGGTGCAGAAAATAAAGAAGAAGCTGATAAATTATTTAACGGACTTTCAGCAGGAGGACAAATAGAAATGCCAATTCAAGATAGCCCTTGGGGTTCTTACTTTGGTATGTTTAGAGACAAGTTTGGTATTGAGTGGATGGTGGACTTTGACCCAAGACAAAAGGGACAACCATAA